The Mobula birostris isolate sMobBir1 chromosome 11, sMobBir1.hap1, whole genome shotgun sequence genome has a segment encoding these proteins:
- the spi1b gene encoding transcription factor PU.1b: MEIQQLHNLETLPVTGNRINTAAHYSKTQPAATASFTTPQVPYIPHWYQQYTQLAERSSDEEDLERHSPPLEVSDGETETTEPAAQMAGAESGNKKKIRLYQFLLDLLRSGDMKESIWWVDKDKGTFQFSSKHKEVLAHRWGVQKGNRKKMTYQKMARALRNYGKTGEVRKIKKKLTYQFSGEVMGRGEWKYYTH; this comes from the exons ATGGAGATACAACAGCTGCACAACCTGGAGACACTGCCTGTCACCGGCAACCGCATTAATACAGCCGCCCATTACAGCAAGACACAGCCGGCAGCAACCGCCAGCTTCACCACTCCCCAG GTGCCCTACATACCACATTGGTACCAACAGTACACACAGTTGGCCGAGCGCAGCTCTGATGAGGAGGATCTGGAGAGGCACAGCCCACCACTGGAAGTGTCCGATGGAGAGACAGAAACCACTGAACCCGCTGCTCAGATGGCTGGGGCAGAATCAG GGAACAAGAAGAAGATTCGACTCTATCAGTTCCTCTTGGATCTCCTCCGGAGCGGTGATATGAAGGAGAGCATCTGGTGGGTGGACAAGGACAAAGGCACCTTTCAGTTCTCCTCCAAGCACAAGGAGGTGCTGGCCCATCGCTGGGGGGTGCAGAAGGGCAACCGGAAAAAAATGACCTACCAGAAAATGGCCCGAGCTCTTCGCAATTATGGCAAGACGGGTGAGGTGAGGAAGATCAAGAAGAAGCTGACCTATCAGTTCAGCGGTGaggtgatggggagaggagagtggaagtaTTACACTCATTGA